One window from the genome of Roseisolibacter agri encodes:
- a CDS encoding carbohydrate binding family 9 domain-containing protein codes for MPLAALLALPLQLAAANPAAPPVHHGLRGQLEVRAPRLEQAIEVDGRLDEPAWREAAVLTGFSLYQPVDGRPAPDSTEVLVWYSPTAIHFGIRAFEPHGAVRATLADRDRVSSDDYVELHLDTFDERRRALVFIVNPLGVQADGTKSEGGGFIPGANVAPGQNDLSADFQWRSKGRVTEQGYEVEVRVPFSSIRYAVGNPQRWGLQVVRRVQHSGYEQTWTPARRGSASFIAQAGRLVGLTGMRHGQVVELNPELTNTTAGTPRVSNGDGWRYANDANVGGNVRWAMGSDFVLNGTIRPDFSQVEADATQIATDQRFALFYPERRPFFVEGSDQFNVPNTLVYTRRIVRPEAAAKLTGKIGRNDVALLTAMDDRATTLDGSRPFVGIMRLRRDLGTQSTAGVLYSGRTSGARDNHVVGADARLVFGGMYFAQFQAVGSTTSQDGVRRTAPMWEAVVDRTGRSFGFHYALLGIAPDFQTDNGFVPRTGFVQPSFNNRFTAFGRPGGFFERYNVFVQTSALWRYDGFFDGESRLEHRLSANNQLTFRRGWSVSVTPALASYAFDPANYRGLRTAGTNGAAPAPFVPSARTGTTVSSFSVATPQFRRFAASAGTTVGNDVDFLESSRVRRQDWNASLDLRPNERLRVGATYVASSFTRRRDGARIQSLRIPRVRAEYQVARPVLVRVVSQYESTRRAALRDPRTGEVLLTTGPTAGSFVPSVERRGNALRTDWLFSYRPTPGTVVFAGYGNTLTEPDALAFQQLRRVNDALFVKLSYLFRLKQGD; via the coding sequence ATGCCGCTCGCCGCCCTCCTCGCCCTCCCGCTGCAGCTCGCCGCCGCCAACCCCGCCGCGCCGCCGGTCCACCACGGCCTCCGCGGCCAGCTCGAGGTGCGCGCGCCGCGGCTGGAGCAGGCGATCGAGGTCGACGGCCGGCTCGACGAGCCGGCGTGGCGCGAGGCCGCGGTGCTCACGGGCTTCTCGCTCTACCAGCCGGTGGACGGCCGCCCCGCGCCCGACTCGACCGAGGTGCTGGTGTGGTACTCGCCGACCGCGATCCACTTCGGCATCCGCGCCTTCGAGCCGCACGGCGCGGTGCGCGCGACGCTGGCCGACCGCGACCGCGTGAGCAGCGACGACTACGTCGAGCTGCACCTGGACACCTTCGACGAGCGGCGCCGCGCGCTGGTGTTCATCGTCAACCCGCTCGGCGTGCAGGCGGACGGCACGAAGAGCGAGGGCGGCGGCTTCATCCCCGGCGCCAACGTCGCGCCGGGGCAGAACGACCTCAGCGCCGACTTCCAGTGGCGCTCCAAGGGCCGCGTCACCGAGCAGGGCTACGAGGTCGAGGTGCGCGTCCCGTTCAGCAGCATCCGCTACGCGGTGGGCAATCCGCAGCGGTGGGGGCTGCAGGTCGTGCGGCGCGTGCAGCACAGCGGCTACGAGCAGACGTGGACGCCCGCACGTCGCGGCTCGGCCTCCTTCATCGCGCAGGCGGGACGCCTGGTGGGGCTGACCGGGATGCGCCACGGGCAGGTGGTGGAGCTGAACCCGGAGCTGACCAACACGACGGCGGGCACGCCGCGCGTGTCGAACGGCGACGGGTGGCGCTACGCCAACGACGCCAACGTCGGTGGCAACGTGCGCTGGGCGATGGGGAGCGACTTCGTCCTCAACGGCACCATCCGCCCGGACTTCTCGCAGGTCGAGGCGGACGCGACGCAGATCGCCACCGACCAGCGATTCGCGCTCTTCTATCCGGAGCGGCGCCCGTTCTTCGTCGAGGGAAGCGATCAGTTCAACGTGCCGAACACGCTCGTCTACACGCGGCGCATCGTGCGTCCCGAGGCGGCGGCCAAGCTGACGGGGAAGATCGGGCGCAACGACGTCGCGCTGCTCACCGCGATGGACGACCGGGCGACGACCCTCGACGGCTCGCGGCCGTTCGTCGGCATCATGCGGCTGCGGCGCGACCTCGGCACCCAGTCCACGGCGGGCGTGCTGTACAGCGGCCGCACGAGCGGCGCGCGCGACAACCACGTCGTCGGCGCCGACGCGCGCCTCGTCTTCGGCGGGATGTACTTCGCGCAGTTCCAGGCGGTGGGGAGCACGACGTCGCAGGACGGCGTGCGCCGCACCGCGCCGATGTGGGAGGCGGTCGTGGACCGCACGGGCCGCAGCTTCGGCTTCCACTACGCGCTGCTCGGCATCGCGCCGGACTTCCAGACGGACAACGGCTTCGTGCCGCGCACCGGGTTCGTGCAGCCGAGCTTCAACAACCGCTTCACGGCGTTCGGGCGGCCGGGCGGGTTCTTCGAGCGCTACAACGTCTTCGTGCAGACGAGCGCGCTCTGGCGCTACGACGGCTTCTTCGACGGCGAGAGCCGGCTGGAGCACCGCCTCTCCGCGAACAACCAGCTGACCTTCCGCCGCGGCTGGTCGGTGTCGGTGACGCCGGCGCTCGCGAGCTACGCGTTCGACCCGGCGAACTACCGCGGGCTGCGGACGGCGGGCACGAACGGCGCGGCGCCGGCGCCGTTCGTGCCGTCGGCGCGCACGGGAACGACGGTGTCCTCGTTCTCGGTCGCGACGCCGCAGTTCCGGCGCTTCGCGGCGTCCGCCGGCACGACGGTCGGCAACGACGTGGACTTCCTGGAGTCGTCGCGCGTGCGGCGGCAGGACTGGAACGCGTCGCTGGACCTGCGCCCGAACGAGCGGCTGCGCGTGGGCGCGACGTACGTCGCCAGCAGCTTCACGCGCCGCCGCGACGGCGCGCGCATCCAGTCGCTGCGCATCCCGCGCGTGCGGGCCGAGTACCAGGTGGCGCGCCCGGTGCTGGTGCGGGTGGTGTCGCAGTACGAGTCGACGCGGCGCGCGGCGCTGCGCGATCCGCGCACGGGCGAGGTGCTGCTCACCACGGGGCCGACGGCGGGGAGCTTCGTGCCGTCGGTGGAGCGCCGCGGCAACGCGCTGCGCACGGACTGGCTGTTCTCGTACCGGCCGACGCCGGGCACGGTGGTGTTCGCGGGCTACGGCAACACGCTCACGGAGCCGGACGCGCTGGCGTTCCAGCAGCTGCGCCGCGTGAACGACGCGCTGTTCGTGAAGCTGAGCTACCTGTTCCGGCTGAAGCAGGGCGACTGA
- a CDS encoding VOC family protein: protein MAASSTPTGYHSVTPSLIVRDAAKAIEFYKQAFGAEELSRMAGPGGAIMHAEIRIGDSIVMLGEENVEWGTKSPLSTDGNPGSLHLYVADADAAFQRALDAGATVRYPLEDAFWGDRYGKLTDPFGHEWGIATRQKEMTPEEMERAGAEWMAQQAAGQSAQQQPA from the coding sequence ATGGCCGCGTCGTCCACCCCCACCGGTTACCACAGCGTCACGCCCAGCCTCATCGTCCGCGACGCCGCGAAGGCGATCGAGTTCTACAAGCAGGCCTTCGGGGCCGAGGAGCTCAGCCGGATGGCCGGCCCCGGCGGCGCGATCATGCACGCCGAGATCCGCATCGGGGACTCGATCGTGATGCTGGGCGAGGAGAACGTCGAGTGGGGCACGAAGTCGCCGCTCAGCACCGACGGGAACCCCGGCTCGCTCCACCTCTACGTCGCGGACGCCGACGCCGCGTTCCAGCGCGCGCTCGACGCCGGCGCGACCGTGCGCTACCCCCTGGAGGACGCCTTCTGGGGCGACCGCTACGGCAAGCTCACCGACCCGTTCGGGCACGAGTGGGGGATCGCCACCCGCCAGAAGGAGATGACGCCCGAGGAGATGGAGCGCGCGGGGGCCGAGTGGATGGCACAGCAGGCCGCCGGGCAGTCCGCGCAGCAGCAGCCGGCCTGA
- a CDS encoding gluconate 2-dehydrogenase subunit 3 family protein, which translates to MANDFENGTESQTPSPALLTRREAVWRVSAMLGGVALVGGTSLLAACERGERPAAAADGAYKPVGKFTAQQVALLDEIADTILPTTARSPGAKAAATGAFMALMVTDSYRAPEQQVFTDGLAKIDAATQQAHRVGFMQATPAQRTAVLTALDREAKTYMDARERAKTLAAASGQRVERGPQAPPEGTQVITDKQAASDSADKNLPDQRQENAGTGEIASGTVAADAPAHYFRMMKELAMLGFFTSEIGYTKAMRYVESPGRYEPCAPYAPGDRAWAPHA; encoded by the coding sequence ATGGCGAACGACTTCGAGAACGGCACCGAGTCCCAGACGCCGTCCCCCGCCCTGCTGACGCGCCGCGAGGCGGTGTGGCGCGTGAGCGCGATGCTCGGCGGCGTCGCGCTGGTGGGCGGCACGTCGTTGCTGGCGGCGTGCGAGCGCGGCGAGCGGCCGGCTGCGGCGGCCGACGGCGCGTACAAGCCGGTCGGAAAGTTCACGGCGCAGCAGGTGGCGCTGCTCGACGAGATCGCGGACACGATCCTGCCGACGACGGCGCGGAGCCCGGGCGCGAAGGCCGCGGCCACGGGCGCGTTCATGGCGCTGATGGTGACGGACAGCTACCGCGCGCCCGAGCAGCAGGTGTTCACCGACGGGCTGGCGAAGATCGACGCGGCGACGCAACAGGCGCACCGGGTCGGCTTCATGCAGGCGACGCCCGCGCAGCGCACGGCGGTGCTGACGGCGCTGGACCGCGAGGCGAAGACGTACATGGACGCGCGCGAGCGGGCCAAGACGCTGGCGGCGGCGAGCGGGCAGCGCGTCGAGCGCGGGCCGCAGGCGCCGCCGGAAGGGACGCAGGTGATCACGGACAAGCAGGCCGCGAGCGACTCCGCCGACAAGAACCTGCCGGACCAGCGGCAGGAGAACGCGGGCACGGGCGAGATCGCGAGCGGCACCGTCGCCGCCGACGCGCCGGCGCACTACTTCCGGATGATGAAGGAGCTGGCGATGCTCGGCTTCTTCACGTCGGAGATCGGCTACACGAAGGCGATGCGCTACGTGGAGTCGCCGGGGCGCTACGAGCCGTGCGCGCCGTACGCGCCGGGCGACCGCGCCTGGGCGCCGCACGCGTGA
- a CDS encoding 3-keto-disaccharide hydrolase: MSRPDRRAPRARSWLALTLLALPAAARAQAAEPPIVGRWDLRVTQPDGSIAPSWLEVSRSGNSALVGRFVGNVGSARPIGRIDFADGTMRFAIPPQWEQGTGDLTVEGTVAGERMTGSLVLPNGERRTWTATRAPTLRRAAAPRWGTPVPLFNGRDLAGWTTQGGTNNWKVVGGVLTNTASGANLVTTRKFDDFKLHVEFRVPKGGNSGVYLRGRYEVQVEDSGDRPELLPLNVGGVYGFLPASENASRRPGEWQSYDITLVGRRVTVVLNGRTVIADQIIPGITGGALDSEEGAPGPILLQGDHTAVEFRNVVITPAR; this comes from the coding sequence GTGTCCCGTCCCGATCGCCGCGCGCCACGTGCGCGTTCCTGGCTCGCCCTCACCCTGCTCGCGCTGCCCGCGGCCGCTCGCGCGCAGGCGGCCGAGCCGCCGATCGTCGGCCGGTGGGACCTGCGGGTGACGCAGCCGGACGGCTCCATCGCGCCGTCGTGGCTGGAGGTGTCGCGTTCCGGGAACAGCGCGCTGGTGGGGCGCTTCGTGGGCAACGTCGGCAGCGCGCGGCCCATCGGGCGCATCGACTTCGCGGACGGCACCATGCGCTTCGCGATCCCGCCGCAGTGGGAGCAGGGGACGGGCGACCTGACGGTCGAGGGGACGGTCGCGGGCGAGCGGATGACGGGATCGCTCGTGCTGCCGAACGGCGAGCGGCGCACCTGGACCGCGACGCGCGCCCCGACGCTGCGCCGCGCGGCCGCACCGCGGTGGGGGACGCCGGTGCCGCTCTTCAACGGCCGCGACCTCGCCGGCTGGACGACGCAGGGCGGGACCAACAACTGGAAGGTCGTCGGCGGCGTGCTGACGAACACCGCGTCGGGCGCGAACCTGGTGACGACGCGGAAGTTCGACGACTTCAAGCTGCACGTGGAGTTCCGCGTGCCGAAGGGCGGCAACAGCGGCGTCTACCTGCGCGGCCGCTACGAGGTGCAGGTCGAGGACAGCGGCGACCGCCCGGAGCTGCTGCCGCTGAACGTCGGCGGCGTCTACGGCTTCCTCCCCGCGAGCGAGAATGCGTCGCGCAGGCCGGGCGAGTGGCAGTCGTACGACATCACGCTCGTCGGCCGGCGCGTGACGGTGGTGCTGAACGGCCGCACCGTGATCGCGGACCAGATCATCCCCGGCATCACCGGCGGCGCGCTGGACAGCGAGGAGGGCGCGCCGGGGCCGATCCTGCTGCAGGGCGACCACACGGCGGTCGAGTTCCGCAATGTCGTGATCACGCCCGCCCGTTGA
- a CDS encoding aminopeptidase P N-terminal domain-containing protein yields MRRSPLAAVVGLACALAAGRPAAAQSIPPEEYQARRDSLAAHLDSGVVVAFGAREPVALWTAYRPLPAFRYLTSFHEPDAVLVMVKRGGVTRTSVFVDIPDVRYQLYVGIPADSATVARETGLARRHMRELRPALDSLAAAGLPFYTLRDFASGDAAGRDTVTLGARFMQGFAAAHPALVVRDAHPIVDRLRARKSPRELALLKRAIDATGAAHAAALRAVRPNANERQVQATVESAFLQAGAEGPSFASIIGSGPNSTTLHYMRNDRVMRDGEVVVMDIGASYEGYAADVTRTVPVNGRYTPEQRAVYQIVRDAQKAAETTAKPGAKWAAVQEAADSVIARGLARLGLIESADAMFDAPWGGQCTARSRLCRQFALFMPHGLGHGIGIEVHDPAQYYMDDQTLREGDAFTIEPGIYVNPEVLRLIPDTPRNRAMLAKIRAVVDRYKHVGVRIEDDYAVTKQGVEWLSRAPREASEIEAAMARARPVVP; encoded by the coding sequence ATGCGTCGCTCCCCGCTCGCCGCCGTCGTCGGTCTCGCCTGCGCCCTCGCGGCCGGCCGTCCGGCCGCCGCCCAGTCGATCCCGCCGGAGGAGTACCAGGCGCGCCGCGACTCGCTCGCGGCGCACCTGGACAGTGGCGTCGTCGTCGCGTTCGGCGCGCGCGAGCCGGTCGCGCTCTGGACCGCGTACCGGCCGCTGCCGGCGTTCCGCTACCTGACGAGCTTCCACGAGCCGGACGCCGTGCTCGTGATGGTGAAGCGCGGCGGGGTGACGCGGACGTCGGTGTTCGTCGACATCCCCGACGTGCGCTACCAGCTCTACGTCGGCATCCCCGCCGACTCGGCCACCGTCGCGCGGGAGACGGGGCTGGCGCGGCGCCACATGCGCGAGCTGCGGCCGGCGCTCGACTCGCTGGCGGCGGCGGGGCTGCCGTTCTACACGCTGCGCGACTTCGCGTCGGGCGACGCGGCGGGGCGCGACACGGTGACGCTGGGCGCGCGCTTCATGCAGGGCTTCGCGGCCGCGCATCCCGCGCTCGTCGTGCGCGACGCGCACCCCATCGTGGACCGGCTGCGCGCGCGCAAGTCGCCGCGCGAGCTGGCGCTGCTGAAGCGCGCGATCGACGCCACCGGCGCCGCGCACGCGGCCGCGCTCCGCGCCGTGCGCCCCAACGCCAACGAGCGCCAGGTGCAGGCGACCGTCGAGTCGGCCTTCCTGCAGGCGGGCGCCGAGGGGCCGTCGTTCGCGAGCATCATCGGGTCGGGGCCGAACAGCACGACGCTGCACTACATGCGCAACGACCGCGTGATGCGCGACGGCGAGGTGGTGGTGATGGACATCGGCGCGTCGTACGAGGGCTACGCGGCCGACGTCACGCGCACGGTGCCCGTCAATGGCCGCTACACGCCGGAGCAGCGCGCCGTCTACCAGATCGTGCGCGACGCGCAGAAGGCGGCGGAGACGACCGCGAAGCCGGGCGCGAAGTGGGCGGCGGTGCAGGAGGCGGCCGACTCGGTCATCGCGCGCGGGCTGGCGCGCCTGGGCCTCATCGAGTCCGCCGACGCGATGTTCGACGCGCCGTGGGGCGGGCAGTGCACGGCGCGCTCGCGCCTCTGCCGCCAGTTCGCGCTGTTCATGCCGCACGGGCTCGGGCACGGCATCGGCATCGAGGTGCACGACCCGGCGCAGTACTACATGGACGACCAGACGCTGCGCGAGGGCGACGCCTTCACCATCGAGCCGGGGATCTACGTGAACCCCGAGGTGCTGCGCCTGATCCCGGACACGCCGCGCAACCGCGCGATGCTGGCGAAGATCCGCGCGGTCGTCGACCGCTACAAGCACGTCGGCGTGCGCATCGAGGACGACTACGCGGTGACGAAGCAGGGCGTGGAGTGGCTGTCGCGCGCGCCGCGCGAGGCGTCGGAGATCGAGGCCGCGATGGCGAGGGCGCGCCCGGTCGTGCCCTGA
- a CDS encoding GMC family oxidoreductase: MPPSAAEEGTVQAQEYDAIVVGSGISGGWAAKELTEKGLRVLMLERGKNIEHIKDYVNATKGPWQYPHRGGRTVAMEELYPVLKRDYPLNEKNLDWWASDRDAPYTEVKRFDWYRGYHVGGRSLMWGRQSYRHGDLDFTANAREGVATDWPIRYAEIAPWYDHVERHAGIAGTRNGLEVLPDGQFQPPIPLNCVEEESARKIAARFGGARHMIHSRVANATLKLPHRNPCQFRDACWLGCPYGGYFSTQSSTLPAAAATGRLTLKPFAIVSEVLYDRDAKRATGVRVIDAMSSQTTDYKAKLVFLCASALNSTWLLLRSATDVWPGGLGSSSGELGHNLMDHHFRIGASGRMEGYDDKYYYGRRPAGFYIPRYRNVGRDKREYLRGFGYQGSASRDGWSRAVAELGIGGEFKDMASEPGQWRMGATAFGEMLPHHDNKVTLDPNKKDKWGLPVLAIDCQIRENEHKMRKDMGVDMAEMLEAAGAKDVSVYDGDYAPGMGIHEMGTARMGTSAKNSVLNKHNQVWDAPNVFVTDGACMTSASCVNPSLTYMALTARAADFAVNELKRQNL; encoded by the coding sequence ATGCCGCCGTCAGCCGCCGAGGAGGGTACGGTGCAGGCCCAGGAATACGATGCGATCGTGGTGGGGTCGGGGATCTCCGGCGGCTGGGCCGCCAAGGAGCTCACCGAGAAGGGGCTGCGGGTCCTGATGCTCGAGCGCGGGAAGAACATCGAGCACATCAAGGACTACGTGAACGCGACCAAGGGGCCGTGGCAGTACCCGCACCGCGGGGGACGCACGGTGGCGATGGAGGAGCTGTATCCGGTCCTCAAGCGCGACTACCCGCTGAACGAGAAGAACCTCGACTGGTGGGCGAGCGACCGCGACGCGCCGTACACCGAGGTGAAGCGGTTCGACTGGTACCGCGGGTACCACGTGGGCGGCCGCTCGCTGATGTGGGGGCGCCAGAGCTACCGCCACGGAGACCTCGACTTCACCGCCAACGCGCGCGAGGGCGTCGCGACCGACTGGCCGATCCGCTACGCCGAGATCGCGCCGTGGTACGACCACGTCGAGCGGCACGCGGGGATCGCGGGCACGCGCAACGGCCTGGAGGTGCTCCCCGACGGGCAGTTCCAGCCGCCGATCCCGCTCAACTGCGTGGAGGAGGAGTCGGCGCGGAAGATCGCGGCGCGCTTCGGCGGCGCGCGCCACATGATCCACTCGCGCGTCGCCAACGCGACGCTGAAGCTGCCGCACCGCAATCCGTGCCAGTTCCGCGACGCGTGCTGGCTGGGCTGCCCGTACGGCGGGTACTTCAGCACGCAGTCGTCCACGCTGCCGGCGGCGGCGGCCACGGGGCGCCTGACGCTCAAGCCGTTCGCCATCGTGAGCGAGGTGCTCTACGACCGGGACGCGAAGCGCGCGACGGGCGTGCGCGTGATCGACGCGATGTCGAGCCAGACGACGGACTACAAGGCGAAGCTCGTCTTCCTGTGCGCGTCGGCGCTCAACTCGACGTGGCTGCTGCTGCGCAGCGCGACGGACGTGTGGCCGGGCGGGCTGGGGAGCAGCTCGGGTGAGCTGGGGCACAACCTGATGGACCACCACTTCCGCATCGGCGCGTCGGGGCGGATGGAGGGGTACGACGACAAGTACTACTACGGCCGCCGGCCGGCGGGCTTCTACATCCCGCGCTACCGCAACGTGGGGCGCGACAAGCGCGAGTACCTGCGCGGCTTCGGCTACCAGGGGAGCGCGAGCCGCGACGGCTGGTCGCGCGCGGTGGCGGAGCTGGGGATCGGCGGGGAGTTCAAGGACATGGCGTCGGAGCCGGGCCAGTGGCGCATGGGCGCGACGGCGTTCGGCGAGATGCTGCCGCACCACGACAACAAGGTCACGCTGGACCCGAACAAGAAGGACAAGTGGGGGCTGCCGGTGCTCGCGATCGACTGCCAGATCCGCGAGAACGAGCACAAGATGCGGAAGGACATGGGCGTCGACATGGCCGAGATGCTGGAGGCGGCGGGAGCGAAGGACGTGAGCGTGTACGACGGCGACTACGCGCCGGGCATGGGCATCCACGAGATGGGCACGGCGCGCATGGGCACGAGCGCGAAGAACTCGGTGCTGAACAAGCACAACCAGGTATGGGACGCGCCGAACGTGTTCGTGACCGACGGCGCGTGCATGACGAGCGCGTCGTGCGTGAACCCCTCGCTCACCTACATGGCGCTGACGGCCCGCGCGGCGGACTTCGCCGTGAACGAGCTGAAGCGGCAGAACCTCTGA